Proteins encoded within one genomic window of Methanosarcina barkeri str. Wiesmoor:
- a CDS encoding peptidylprolyl isomerase yields MAIQKGDFIKLNYTGKFEDGRIFDTTDEELAKKEDIFNPRGLYGGDVVIVGAGHTIEGLDEDLEGKEVGYNGSIVIPPEKAFGLSNPKLVETISITKLKDRNVHPGLPVEVDGRRGVVSRVIGRRVTVDFNSPLAGKTVTYEYTIENVLETEVEKIQGLLALYTGLRDMEVEAIDGVAKIYTPTGLTFNQRWLMAKDRVASELFKYAGLKEVQFIEKLTAESETQIPAEPEAETEAEPESESKPETEESSEPEV; encoded by the coding sequence ATGGCAATCCAGAAAGGCGATTTCATAAAGTTGAACTACACAGGTAAGTTCGAAGACGGCAGGATTTTCGACACAACAGACGAAGAACTTGCAAAAAAGGAGGACATTTTTAATCCGCGCGGACTTTACGGCGGAGACGTTGTTATTGTCGGGGCAGGTCATACAATTGAGGGCCTTGATGAAGATCTCGAGGGAAAGGAAGTCGGTTACAACGGAAGCATTGTAATCCCACCGGAAAAGGCTTTTGGCCTGAGCAATCCCAAACTTGTGGAAACGATTTCTATCACGAAACTGAAAGACCGAAATGTTCATCCTGGTCTTCCTGTTGAAGTAGATGGCAGAAGAGGAGTTGTCAGCAGGGTTATAGGCCGCAGGGTCACTGTAGACTTTAATAGCCCCCTTGCAGGCAAGACCGTTACCTATGAGTATACTATTGAAAATGTTCTTGAGACTGAAGTTGAGAAAATTCAGGGCCTGCTTGCCCTCTATACCGGCCTCAGGGATATGGAAGTAGAGGCTATTGATGGCGTTGCAAAGATTTATACCCCCACAGGTCTGACTTTCAACCAGCGCTGGCTCATGGCAAAGGACAGGGTTGCATCCGAACTTTTTAAGTATGCTGGCCTTAAGGAAGTCCAGTTCATTGAAAAGCTTACAGCCGAATCCGAAACTCAGATACCAGCCGAGCCCGAAGCTGAAACTGAAGCTGAACCTGAGTCTGAGTCTAAACCAGAAACCGAGGAATCCTCAGAGCCGGAAGTCTGA
- a CDS encoding tyrosine-type recombinase/integrase, producing the protein MYQHNILLDCGVQDLPETSLLSNFLLDCQVRNFSPRTIQSYKSCLRYFLSRHSIEISPEVLKSFLVHIRDEKNFAPSTVENYFAALSSFFDYLEYEGVQKNIVPQFRKRYLRYYKEQRHEERQLISLEQMRALIDSTEWIGFKAMFIFFAKTGIRRQELIDLDLQDLYLSKNYAILKPHAKRSNRIVFFDNECSQVLQEWITWRQNKRPKVHSKALFLGVKGDRINRDTVYDATTQHAERLGFHNPQGKLNEKFTPHCFRHFFTTWMRRSGCPRSIIQELRGDSRKEAIDIYDHITQAELKESYLKYVPQLFIHY; encoded by the coding sequence ATGTATCAACACAACATACTTTTAGACTGTGGTGTTCAGGACCTCCCCGAAACAAGCCTCCTTTCTAATTTCCTGCTAGACTGCCAGGTTCGGAACTTCTCCCCACGAACTATACAGTCCTACAAAAGTTGCTTGAGATACTTCCTATCCAGGCACTCTATAGAAATCTCTCCAGAAGTCCTGAAATCTTTTCTCGTTCACATTCGGGATGAAAAAAACTTCGCTCCTTCTACAGTAGAAAACTACTTCGCTGCACTCTCATCTTTTTTTGATTACCTCGAATATGAAGGAGTACAAAAAAATATAGTCCCTCAATTCAGGAAGCGATACTTAAGGTACTACAAAGAACAACGTCATGAAGAAAGACAGCTTATCAGTCTGGAACAGATGCGGGCCTTAATAGATTCGACTGAATGGATCGGCTTTAAAGCAATGTTCATTTTCTTTGCCAAGACAGGAATAAGAAGGCAGGAGCTAATAGACCTTGATCTCCAGGACCTCTATCTCTCAAAAAACTATGCAATCTTAAAGCCACATGCAAAGAGATCTAACCGTATAGTGTTCTTTGATAACGAATGTTCTCAGGTCCTCCAAGAATGGATTACATGGAGACAGAATAAAAGACCGAAGGTCCACTCTAAGGCTCTCTTTCTCGGTGTCAAAGGTGACCGGATCAACCGGGACACAGTATACGACGCTACAACACAACACGCAGAGCGTCTAGGCTTCCACAATCCCCAGGGAAAACTCAACGAAAAATTCACGCCTCACTGCTTCCGGCATTTCTTCACTACCTGGATGCGTCGCTCCGGCTGTCCAAGGTCCATAATCCAGGAACTCCGGGGAGATTCCAGGAAGGAAGCTATAGACATCTATGACCACATAACCCAAGCTGAATTAAAAGAAAGCTATCTAAAATATGTTCCACAGCTTTTTATTCACTACTAA